The Nonlabens sp. Hel1_33_55 genome contains the following window.
TCCTGTGATATTTTTATCACTCTGCTGGGATTTACCACCTTCGAACAAAAGATATTTTTTCCCAAGTTTACCGCAAGTCTCTCTAAACGTCTTATTGATGTTTCTACTATGCACCAAAAAGGGCGGATGAAATATCCTCGCAAGTTCAAGACTTTCCAACTCCATGGGATCTACTCTCATTTGTGGAGCATTGAAACGTTGAGCACCACCAGTATGGAAATCCATAATTAAATCCACGTGTGGCAATATGTTGTTAGTTACTTGATAAGCAAACCTACTGGCTAGTGAGCCGTTTTTAGTTCCAGGAAAAACCCTATTGAGATCACGCCCATCGGGAAATTCCCGTTGCATGTTCAGGAATCCAAAAATATTTACCACAGGCATCGCTATGATCATTCCTTTCTTGGGCTTAGCTACCTTTTTAGATATCAATTGACGTACTGCCTCGACACCATTAAATTCATCGCCGTGAACGCCTCCAGTCAATAAGACTACAGGACCATCTACTTTTGCTCTATGAATGATTACTGGCACATCAACCACCGTTGTGGTATAAAGTCGCGCCATATTAAAATTGAGCGTATGACTGGATCCAGGTTTGATAACCGTATCCAGAATGACAATCTCTTTTTTCATGTTAGGTGCTTTTTTCAATGTACTTGATTATCTCTTTTGCAATGTTATGCTGCGTTGCAGCCTCAATACCTTCTAGACCTGGTGAGCTATTCACTTCAAGAATCAATGGACCACGACTGCTTTGTAATAAGTCTACTCCACAAACACCTAATCCTAAAGATTTTGCTGCTGCTATCGCTGTATATTCTTCTTCTTTTGAAAGCTTGATTTTTGTGGCCGTGCCGCCACGGTGTAGGTTGGATCTAAACTCGCCTTTTTGAGCTTGTCGCTTCATGGCACCCACGACTTTATCGCCTACAACAAAGGCTCTCAAGTCAGCGCCACCAGCTTCCTTAATAAATTCTTGAACGATAACTCTAGATTCTAATGTGTTATAAGCTTCCAGAATAGCCTCAGCATTTTCATAATCTTCTGCGAGATTGACGCCTATACCTTGTGTACCTTCCAATACCTTGATGATACATGGTGGTCCATCGACCATTTGCAGAATGGTAGAAGTATGCTTGCCAAAATTTGTGAATACCGTCTTAGGCATTCCAACTCCAGAGCTGCTCAGTCGTTGCAGACTTTGCAATTTGTCCCGACTGCGCACTAATGCTTGCGAGCTTACCGTGGTAAAACAATGCATCGCCTCGAATTGCCTCACAATCGCCGTCCCATAAAACGTAATGCTGGCACCTATTCTAGGAACAATTGCATCTGGTTTGTCCAGACGCTCGCCCTTATAATAAACAGTGGGTTTTTGTTTT
Protein-coding sequences here:
- the rimK gene encoding 30S ribosomal protein S6--L-glutamate ligase, which codes for MKIDILSRSKNIYSTARMVEEAAKAGHVVRVIDPLKCDIKLEKQKPTVYYKGERLDKPDAIVPRIGASITFYGTAIVRQFEAMHCFTTVSSQALVRSRDKLQSLQRLSSSGVGMPKTVFTNFGKHTSTILQMVDGPPCIIKVLEGTQGIGVNLAEDYENAEAILEAYNTLESRVIVQEFIKEAGGADLRAFVVGDKVVGAMKRQAQKGEFRSNLHRGGTATKIKLSKEEEYTAIAAAKSLGLGVCGVDLLQSSRGPLILEVNSSPGLEGIEAATQHNIAKEIIKYIEKST
- a CDS encoding succinylglutamate desuccinylase/aspartoacylase family protein — its product is MKKEIVILDTVIKPGSSHTLNFNMARLYTTTVVDVPVIIHRAKVDGPVVLLTGGVHGDEFNGVEAVRQLISKKVAKPKKGMIIAMPVVNIFGFLNMQREFPDGRDLNRVFPGTKNGSLASRFAYQVTNNILPHVDLIMDFHTGGAQRFNAPQMRVDPMELESLELARIFHPPFLVHSRNINKTFRETCGKLGKKYLLFEGGKSQQSDKNITGVAVNGAIRVLNHLGMLSQPDLLIEPDFPVNVIKESKWLRAKYSGLLHPKVSHGKRVEKGEFLAVITDPYGTMRHKVKSPNSGFILNVNHSPLVYQGDAIFHISKDAKQKKPA